The proteins below are encoded in one region of Pseudomonas putida NBRC 14164:
- a CDS encoding DUF2288 domain-containing protein — MTDQTSTLYAKLLGETAIIEWKALERFWAKGDLIWVDPSLDLITVAEAMAENRSEIFAKWRSDGTVGPVSAEQALDLQSRDPEIWAVVVSPFIVIQAKRPAEA; from the coding sequence ATGACTGATCAAACAAGCACCCTCTATGCCAAATTGCTTGGCGAGACGGCAATCATCGAGTGGAAAGCCCTGGAGCGTTTCTGGGCCAAGGGTGACCTGATTTGGGTCGACCCCAGCCTCGACCTGATCACCGTTGCCGAGGCGATGGCCGAGAATCGCAGCGAGATCTTCGCCAAGTGGCGTAGTGATGGCACTGTTGGGCCGGTGTCGGCCGAGCAGGCACTGGACCTGCAAAGCCGCGATCCAGAGATCTGGGCCGTGGTGGTTTCGCCGTTTATCGTGATTCAGGCGAAGCGTCCGGCTGAAGCATGA